The Flexistipes sp. region AATATATATCGTTTATATCATAAGAGTGATCGCTGATGATGTGTCTTTTGTTGGATGTCATTATATACATCACATTGGAGGGGGTTTTTTCCAACCCCCCTTCCAGTATCGATTTAAACTGTCTGTAATTCTTATCATCCCGGTCGAATGAAATATCATCGAAATAGAGGATAAATTTTAAACTATTTTCTTTTCTAAGGATTTTGTATAATTTGAAGACATCTCTTAAGCTGTCATCGGAAAATTCAATTATCCTTAGACCTTTTTTAAAATATTTGTCCGCAAACAGCTTTACGAGTGATGATTTACCACTTCCTCTTTCACCCCACAGCAAAACATTTAAAAAGGGTTTATCCTCCAAAAACAGATTAAAGTTTGCAGCCAGCAGATTTTTTTGTTCTTCCAAATACAGAAGATCGTTATCTTCCACTTTTTCAATTTCATCGATGCTTTCCAGATTACCGTCAGACCACCTGAAGGCTGCAAATTTTTCAAAATCCGGCATTTTGTTATTTTCCTACATCATTTCTGCATAAGTTTTGGCAAAATACGTCAATATGAGATCAGCACCTGCCCTTTTCATTGATGTAAGTGTTTCAGGAATTACTTTTTCTTTTTCAAAATATCCCTTTTCAATAGCATTCATAATCATGGAGTATTCGCCACTTACATTGTATGCGGCTAAAGGCATATTGTAATGCTCTTTCATATCTCTGATAATATCCAGATATGAGAGTGCAGGTTTTACCATTATAATGTCTGCACCTTCGGCTATATCCAGTTCGGCTTCTCTTATTGCCTCCAGCCTGTTTGGGGGATCCATCTGATAAGTTCTCCTGTCACCGAATTGCGGGACACTTTCTGCTGCATCACGGAAAGGACCGTAGTATGCTGAGGCGTATTTGGCTGAATAGCTCATTATGGGAGTGTTGTGAAATCCGTTATCATCCAGTATATCCCTTATTGCCTCGACCCTTCCGTCCATCATGTCACTGGGAGCAACCATATCCACACCGGCTTTTGCGTGTGTCAGAGCTTCCATACTTAAAACTTTCAATGTTTCGTCGTTGTCAACATCTTTGTCTTTTATTATTCCACAGTGCCCGTGGTCTGTGTACTCGCACATACAGACATCGGTTATTACATACAAATTTGACGTATTTTCCTTAATGGCTTTGACAGCCTTTTGAATCACACCGTTTTCGTTGTATGCCTCAGATCCTTTGCTGTCCTTGTGTTCCGGAATACCGAAGAGGATAACTGCGGGCACGCCGAGTTTTTCCAGCTGGATGCATTCCTTTACGGTATTTTCTATGCACATCTGATAGATTCCCGGCATTGAGGGAATTTCTTTTTTTACATTGGGCTTTTCCACAACAAACATTGGGTATATAAGATCATCCAGACTCAATTTTGTTTCTCTCACCATTTTTCTTATCGTCTCATTTTTTCTTAATCTTCTTGGTCTGATAACGGGGAAGTTCATAATGTTCCTCCTGATAGTTTATTTTTTTCATCATTAATTTTGCATATCAATTCAACCATATCATTCACAGTGTATTTATTTGGGTATACAGCATTTATACCGTTTTCCTGAAGATAACTGAATGTTGTCCTGCCGATAACCACAGTTTCCTTTACTGTATCTGGCATTTTTGTCTGTGAAAGAAAACTTCGGGCTGCTGAAGGGGAAGCAAAAGTGATGCAGTCTATAAAATTTTCCTGAATAAAACCGGAAATAAATCCCCGGGGGTATTGTATGCCTATTGTTTCATAAACAACAGGTGTCTCAACTATTGTTTTTTTTGATATCAAAAAATTTTTCAATGTGTTACTCGTTTTTTTAGGGCCGGGGATAAGAAACTTCATTCCGTTGATTTCCCTGTTCATAAACTTTTTTGCAAGACCTTCTCCGCTGTAATCCTCCGGGATTAAATTTACATCAAAACCTTCCCTTTCTATTGCTTCGGCGGTTTTTTTGCCCACTGCAGCTATTTTACCGAATTTTACACTGTTGATATATTTCTTAAAATAGTTAAATGCGTTGGAGCTGGTGAAGATAAGGTAATCAAATGCCTTGTTTTTAATTTCACATTCAACCGGTACAGTTTCAATCATAGGCAGAATGAACGGGTACAAACCGCGGGAAGAAAGCAGATTGACGAACTCCGCGGACTGTTCCGGCTGGCGGGTTATAAGGATTCTGTTGAGGAGTTTTTCACTATTCTTCATGGTATATGTTGGCCAAAATTTCCCTTCCGCCTGCATTTAAAATTTCCTTTGCGAGGCTTATTCCCATAGATTCAGCATTCTCCACGCTATCTTCAACTTCTCTGTAGATATATTCTTTTGCGTCCAGAGATGAAACCATTCCCATCAGTTTGAGTTTACTGCCGTTTAAGATGGAGTAGCCGGCGATGGGAACCTGACAGCCGCCTTCCAACGTTTTTAAGAAAGCTCTTTCAGCTTTTGTCCTGATATACGTTTCCTCATCGTAAAAAAACTTCAGCAATTCCTTGGACTCCATGTCGTCCTCTCTTACTTCTATTCCGAGTGTCCCCTGGCAAACCGCCGGTATCATTATGTCTTCGGTTAAAGTCTGTTTGAGGTGCTGGAAAAAACCGACTCTTACCAATCCAGCTTTTGCCAGTACTATTGCATCGTACATGCCGTCTTCAAGCTTTTTGATGCGTGTATTTATATTGCCGCGCAGGTTTTCTATCTGTAAATCAGGCCTGCGTTTTCTTATCTGAACCATTCTTCTCAGACTGCTTGTGCCCACAACGGCCCCATTGGGGAGTTCATCGATACTGTTATAGTTGATGGAAAGAAAAGCATCAAAAGGTGTTTCCCTTTTCGGTGTAACGTAAAGTTCCATACCTTCGGGCATTTCGCTGGGTACATCCTTCATACTGTGAACTGCTATATCTGCTTCCTTTTCGTAAAGCGCATTTTCCACTTCTTTTACAAAAAGCCCTTTACCTCCTATCTTAGCCAGAGGTGTATCCAGGATTTTGTCCCCTTTTGTTTTTATTTTTTTAAGTTCAATGGTTACATCTGGATATTTTTTGTTAATTTCGTTTTTGATAAAATCAGCCTGCCATACGGCCAGTTGGCTGCTTCTCGTTGCAATGGTAAGTTTTTTCATTTCTTCTCCTCTAAGTTAAAGATTATATTGACTGCCTCTATCAACGTATATTTGTTTTTGCTTGTTCCGTGATTCTTGAGATTTGTGAGGGGGGTATGGAGTACTTTGTTCATATATGAGTTGAGAATATTGTTAAGCAGTTTTTTTGTCTGCTCGTCTTCAATTTTGGATTTATTGATAAACCTCTCCAGCTCCATCTCTTTTATATCTTCAAACATTCCTCTCATTTCCTTGATTACCGGTACAATTTTAAGTGACTCAACCCATTTGTGAAAATCGTTTACAGATTGTTCCACGATTTCCATGGCTTTTACTGCTTCTTTTTCCCGGGCTTTCTTGTTGGCTTCAACAACAGATTTTAAATCATCTATATCGTACACATAGGTGTTTTCAATATCATTAATTTTTGGGTCAATATCCCTGGGAACGGCAATGTCTATAAAGAACATGGGCTCGTATTTTCTGCTTGCCATAGCATCTTTGACCTGATCGTGTCCCAGAACATAATAAGGTGCTCCGGTGGAGCTTATGACGATATCCGTTTTTTTGAGGTATTCCGTGAAGCGTTCAAAATCCACCGGGATACCGTTGATTTCCTGAGCAAGTTTTTCCGCTCTTGAATAAGTCCTGTTTGTAACAAAAATTTCCGATATATCGGCGTTTCTTAAATGTTTTGCAGCAAGTTCACACATTTCGCCGGCTCCTATTATGAGGGCACTTTTATTCTTCAGCTCTCCGAATATTTTTTTGGCCAGTTCAACAGCGGAATAACTTACTGTTATCGGATTTTCCGATATGCCGGTATTGGTTCTTACCTTTTTTGAGGTTTTTATTGTGAACTCATCCAGTTTTTTCAGGAGTTTATCCATTCTGCCGTGGATGTTGGCAAGACGAAAAGAGTCTTTAACCTGACCGAAAATCTGTGGCTCGCCCAGTACGAGTGAATCCAGACCAGAAGCTACTTTAAAGATATGTCTTACTGCTTCTGATCCGCAGTGTATATACGTATGTTTTCTCAACTCAGAGTAATCCACACCGTTTTCCTCGGAAATAATCTGCAACACATTTTCAACGTTGCAGAGAAAATCATCCGTTACAATATAATATTCCACCCTGTTACAGGTGGAAAGAATCATTACCTCATAGATACGCTCGTTCTGCAGTATCTGCTCGTAAAAATAAGGCAGTCTGTCTTCTGGGACGGCTAATTTTTCCCGCAACTCGACCGGTGCAGTGTTATGATTTAATCCCAAAACAGCTAATTGCATTGGTTACCCTCTTAAAAACAAAGCTACGCCGAAATACATAATTACAATACATATGAATCCCACGACACTCCACAGTGCCGATCCCCGCGGCGCCAATCCTTTTGTTTGTCTTATTAATATAATGATCCCGAAAACCGCCCACGTTATTACAGCAAATATGAGCTTAGCGGAAAGTAACAGCGTACCGTTCCATTCGTAAAGCCCCCATATTATTCCTGCAATTAACCCTATAGTAAAAACGGCAAAACCTATGTTCAGTGAATTTTTATTAAGATTGTTAATTACGTTTAAAGGCGGAAACTTGGAATATATGAATCCGAAGTTTTTATTCTTAAGCTGATTTTCCTGTACAAAATACATTACGCCGGAAATTGCAGCAAACAGAAAAAAAGCTGATCCCACAACGGTGAACGGAAGGTGAATATAAAGCCAGAAGCTGGTTGCGAAATCTCTTGCGGGATTTATGTCTTTAAAGGCGAATGTAAAAAGACCGAGAATTATAACAATAGGCATGATAAAAAGGAGCATAGACGGTCTTTTATACTTAATGTATAAAAATAAGTAAACTGCAACAAGA contains the following coding sequences:
- a CDS encoding DUF815 domain-containing protein; the protein is MPDFEKFAAFRWSDGNLESIDEIEKVEDNDLLYLEEQKNLLAANFNLFLEDKPFLNVLLWGERGSGKSSLVKLFADKYFKKGLRIIEFSDDSLRDVFKLYKILRKENSLKFILYFDDISFDRDDKNYRQFKSILEGGLEKTPSNVMYIMTSNKRHIISDHSYDINDIYSRDETNERISLYSRFGLVVGFYPISKEIYLNVAEHYLKKYSVILDKDWKKEAENFAIEKGGRSCRIAKQFAVSKLLLNKIQNEFKQ
- a CDS encoding cytochrome C assembly family protein, which produces MIYDIVILLYMLSLLHMCLFFFLEYKKLAGIANIFALSGFILNIIDISVKWIKTGTFPSHSMNGLLIILTAALVAVYLFLYIKYKRPSMLLFIMPIVIILGLFTFAFKDINPARDFATSFWLYIHLPFTVVGSAFFLFAAISGVMYFVQENQLKNKNFGFIYSKFPPLNVINNLNKNSLNIGFAVFTIGLIAGIIWGLYEWNGTLLLSAKLIFAVITWAVFGIIILIRQTKGLAPRGSALWSVVGFICIVIMYFGVALFLRG
- the hemA gene encoding glutamyl-tRNA reductase, yielding MQLAVLGLNHNTAPVELREKLAVPEDRLPYFYEQILQNERIYEVMILSTCNRVEYYIVTDDFLCNVENVLQIISEENGVDYSELRKHTYIHCGSEAVRHIFKVASGLDSLVLGEPQIFGQVKDSFRLANIHGRMDKLLKKLDEFTIKTSKKVRTNTGISENPITVSYSAVELAKKIFGELKNKSALIIGAGEMCELAAKHLRNADISEIFVTNRTYSRAEKLAQEINGIPVDFERFTEYLKKTDIVISSTGAPYYVLGHDQVKDAMASRKYEPMFFIDIAVPRDIDPKINDIENTYVYDIDDLKSVVEANKKAREKEAVKAMEIVEQSVNDFHKWVESLKIVPVIKEMRGMFEDIKEMELERFINKSKIEDEQTKKLLNNILNSYMNKVLHTPLTNLKNHGTSKNKYTLIEAVNIIFNLEEKK
- the hemC gene encoding hydroxymethylbilane synthase, whose product is MKKLTIATRSSQLAVWQADFIKNEINKKYPDVTIELKKIKTKGDKILDTPLAKIGGKGLFVKEVENALYEKEADIAVHSMKDVPSEMPEGMELYVTPKRETPFDAFLSINYNSIDELPNGAVVGTSSLRRMVQIRKRRPDLQIENLRGNINTRIKKLEDGMYDAIVLAKAGLVRVGFFQHLKQTLTEDIMIPAVCQGTLGIEVREDDMESKELLKFFYDEETYIRTKAERAFLKTLEGGCQVPIAGYSILNGSKLKLMGMVSSLDAKEYIYREVEDSVENAESMGISLAKEILNAGGREILANIYHEE
- the hemB gene encoding porphobilinogen synthase, with product MNFPVIRPRRLRKNETIRKMVRETKLSLDDLIYPMFVVEKPNVKKEIPSMPGIYQMCIENTVKECIQLEKLGVPAVILFGIPEHKDSKGSEAYNENGVIQKAVKAIKENTSNLYVITDVCMCEYTDHGHCGIIKDKDVDNDETLKVLSMEALTHAKAGVDMVAPSDMMDGRVEAIRDILDDNGFHNTPIMSYSAKYASAYYGPFRDAAESVPQFGDRRTYQMDPPNRLEAIREAELDIAEGADIIMVKPALSYLDIIRDMKEHYNMPLAAYNVSGEYSMIMNAIEKGYFEKEKVIPETLTSMKRAGADLILTYFAKTYAEMM
- a CDS encoding uroporphyrinogen-III synthase, which produces MKNSEKLLNRILITRQPEQSAEFVNLLSSRGLYPFILPMIETVPVECEIKNKAFDYLIFTSSNAFNYFKKYINSVKFGKIAAVGKKTAEAIEREGFDVNLIPEDYSGEGLAKKFMNREINGMKFLIPGPKKTSNTLKNFLISKKTIVETPVVYETIGIQYPRGFISGFIQENFIDCITFASPSAARSFLSQTKMPDTVKETVVIGRTTFSYLQENGINAVYPNKYTVNDMVELICKINDEKNKLSGGTL